The following proteins are co-located in the Rheinheimera salexigens genome:
- a CDS encoding CsiV family protein: MFKLATLGTICCLLLSAYAQAQEQDQRWFEVEVIIFSQTPATDIHEQFDKPVKPIRPGRSIDLVTPLYQPNITPILESLPLCSAPDALKYERTLQAQLHINPAHYYQFKTLCVFEPQTKPWLQRNVMQTRYVDNQLVMPKYIPAVITGRGEHVNQPYLVAADGLQLTDITTRLQRQADKKVLLHTAWRQVPVTQRRAIASHWYAGNNLSDKFDYWGQPKQSTALPLTNSPLVPGLVTTDSSIVLDANQTDIINNIEQLLAQLNANPQLPPTAVAVNDSNESQDSNGQFTERQLGLKVPDNTWQLDGLFKLHLDHYLFVNTEFNLRVPSADSLKTVYVKQSRRVISGEIHYLDHPYLGIILQIRRYDPNLNITDTLPE; this comes from the coding sequence ATGTTTAAACTCGCCACTTTAGGCACTATATGCTGCTTGCTGCTTAGCGCCTATGCTCAAGCACAAGAACAAGATCAACGCTGGTTTGAAGTTGAAGTCATTATCTTTAGTCAAACACCGGCAACCGATATTCACGAACAATTTGATAAACCGGTTAAGCCTATCCGTCCTGGCCGAAGTATTGACCTGGTAACGCCTTTATATCAGCCCAATATTACGCCAATACTTGAATCGCTACCGCTATGTTCAGCGCCTGATGCTTTAAAATATGAACGAACCTTACAGGCACAACTGCACATTAATCCCGCGCATTATTATCAATTCAAAACCTTATGTGTGTTTGAGCCACAAACTAAACCCTGGCTGCAACGTAATGTAATGCAAACCCGTTATGTTGATAATCAACTTGTTATGCCAAAGTACATCCCTGCTGTCATTACGGGCCGGGGTGAGCATGTAAATCAACCCTACTTAGTCGCTGCTGATGGATTACAGTTAACTGATATAACAACAAGACTGCAACGCCAAGCCGATAAAAAGGTTTTACTGCACACTGCTTGGCGGCAAGTGCCTGTTACGCAACGCCGAGCAATCGCTAGTCATTGGTATGCCGGCAATAATTTAAGCGATAAGTTTGATTATTGGGGCCAACCCAAGCAATCCACTGCTTTGCCGTTGACTAACTCGCCACTAGTGCCTGGTCTGGTTACGACCGATAGCTCGATAGTCCTTGATGCTAATCAAACTGATATCATCAACAATATTGAACAATTACTGGCGCAACTAAATGCTAACCCGCAATTGCCGCCAACGGCGGTTGCTGTAAACGACAGTAATGAGAGTCAAGATAGCAATGGCCAATTTACCGAACGCCAACTGGGTTTAAAAGTGCCGGATAATACTTGGCAATTAGACGGTTTATTTAAACTGCATTTAGATCATTATCTGTTTGTAAATACCGAGTTCAATTTGCGGGTTCCCAGTGCAGATAGCCTAAAAACGGTGTATGTAAAACAAAGCCGGCGAGTGATCAGTGGCGAAATACATTATCTTGATCACCCGTATTTAGGCATTATCTTACAAATTCGCCGCTATGATCCTAATCTAAATATTACCGATACCCTGCCTGAATAA
- the lolD gene encoding lipoprotein-releasing ABC transporter ATP-binding protein LolD — translation MNKVLTAQQISKSYRDGLQQVKVLQGVDLTVNSGEMLAIVGSSGSGKSTLLHILGSLDLADSGSVQLLGEDIAKMTSKRKAQLRNQQLGFIYQFHHLLMDFTALENVAMPLLINGISKQLANEKALAILQRVGLEQRASHKPAELSGGERQRVAIARALVAEPALVLADEPTGNLDQHTAESIYQLLRELNQQSNTSFIIVTHDLTLAKKLDKYYLMREGSLELGHG, via the coding sequence ATGAATAAAGTATTAACTGCACAGCAGATAAGCAAAAGTTACCGTGATGGCTTGCAGCAAGTTAAAGTATTACAAGGTGTTGACTTAACCGTTAACAGCGGTGAAATGTTAGCCATAGTGGGCAGCTCTGGCTCAGGTAAAAGCACCTTATTACATATACTGGGCAGTCTAGACTTAGCTGATAGCGGCTCGGTGCAGTTATTAGGCGAAGATATTGCCAAGATGACCAGTAAACGTAAAGCTCAGCTGCGCAATCAACAGTTGGGCTTTATATACCAGTTTCATCATTTGTTAATGGACTTTACAGCTCTAGAAAACGTGGCTATGCCGTTGCTCATTAATGGTATAAGCAAACAATTAGCTAATGAAAAAGCCTTAGCCATACTACAACGTGTCGGTTTAGAGCAACGAGCTAGCCATAAACCGGCTGAGTTAAGCGGTGGAGAGCGGCAACGTGTGGCGATTGCGCGAGCGTTAGTGGCCGAGCCGGCCTTAGTGCTAGCCGATGAGCCTACCGGTAATTTAGATCAGCATACTGCAGAAAGCATTTATCAATTATTGCGTGAGCTAAATCAACAATCAAATACCAGCTTTATTATTGTTACCCACGATTTAACCTTAGCTAAAAAATTAGATAAGTATTATTTGATGCGAGAGGGAAGTTTGGAGCTGGGTCATGGTTAA
- a CDS encoding PilZ domain-containing protein, whose product MSELTLAELDTRYQDYFSVEHRININIQPITEALPDIAQLENAIPEAFLLSSQSSELNMSALRSLNRLGELAEELANYLQQQAKKMDLLLQYVLRQQDIAEQRFYSLHYGGSGCCYLAQSPLPVLQAVEIRLFLPNNEGAVFCFGQVLSCQQVADNWQIKVVFTRIREQDRELIVRASLHQQSKLLKQHAEQRQLSSS is encoded by the coding sequence ATGAGTGAGCTAACATTAGCCGAATTAGACACACGCTATCAGGATTATTTTAGCGTTGAACACCGTATTAATATTAATATTCAGCCTATTACTGAGGCTTTACCCGATATAGCACAGTTAGAAAACGCTATACCGGAAGCTTTTTTGCTTAGCTCACAAAGTAGTGAATTAAATATGTCTGCACTACGCTCCCTTAATCGACTAGGTGAACTGGCAGAAGAACTGGCTAATTATCTGCAGCAGCAAGCTAAAAAAATGGATTTATTATTACAATATGTTTTGCGCCAACAAGATATTGCTGAGCAACGCTTTTATAGTTTACATTATGGCGGCAGTGGCTGTTGTTACCTAGCTCAAAGTCCATTACCCGTGCTACAAGCGGTTGAAATTAGACTATTCTTACCCAATAACGAAGGCGCCGTTTTTTGTTTTGGTCAGGTATTAAGTTGTCAGCAAGTTGCTGATAATTGGCAAATAAAAGTTGTTTTCACCCGTATTAGAGAACAAGATCGTGAACTTATTGTGCGGGCAAGTTTGCACCAGCAATCAAAATTATTAAAACAACACGCTGAGCAACGCCAACTGTCGTCATCTTAG
- a CDS encoding lipoprotein-releasing ABC transporter permease subunit, which yields MVKLAWQFARRYRSNKQTSGFIRFISASSTLGIALGVAILIVALSVMNGFEQALKQRLLSVIPHVELEAVSESISDWQVKLTDLSQTEGVEAGAPYIKTNGMLRQGLAVKAAEVRGIALDYEQRISDFADYVIAGQLKKLSATDIVLGKGIADALEVKVGDSVQLLLPTLAEDGRLASYSNVALTVSAVIAIGGQLDYSQAWLDIDALAQLLHYPEATVQGFAFRLNDIFAAPEMARELGRRSNDYVYLLDWFRSQGHVYQDIQMVRTILYLVLALVIAVACFNIVATLVMAVREKQSDIAILLTMGMPQRSIILIFICLGWLNGLIGTILGGIIGVLLATNIELIFAGISTVLGHAILDPSIYFVNFVPSVLQLEDVVITCLVALLMSLIATFYPALRASKVQPAMVLGQK from the coding sequence ATGGTTAAACTGGCTTGGCAGTTTGCCCGACGCTATCGCTCTAACAAACAAACCAGTGGTTTTATTCGTTTTATTTCTGCCAGCTCTACCTTAGGTATTGCGCTGGGAGTGGCTATTTTAATTGTCGCTTTGTCGGTGATGAATGGTTTTGAGCAAGCGTTAAAGCAGCGCTTGTTGTCAGTGATCCCGCATGTAGAATTAGAGGCTGTTAGTGAAAGTATTTCTGACTGGCAAGTTAAATTAACCGATTTAAGTCAAACCGAAGGCGTTGAAGCGGGCGCGCCTTATATCAAAACCAACGGCATGCTACGCCAAGGTTTGGCCGTTAAAGCGGCAGAAGTGCGTGGCATAGCTTTAGATTACGAGCAGCGCATAAGTGATTTTGCTGATTATGTTATTGCCGGCCAGTTAAAGAAATTATCCGCCACCGATATTGTGTTAGGTAAAGGTATAGCTGATGCTTTAGAGGTGAAAGTGGGGGATAGCGTACAGTTATTATTACCCACATTAGCCGAGGATGGTCGTTTGGCTAGCTATAGCAATGTCGCACTCACCGTTAGTGCCGTTATTGCTATCGGTGGTCAGTTAGATTACAGCCAAGCTTGGCTTGATATAGACGCGTTAGCCCAATTATTGCATTACCCAGAAGCAACAGTGCAAGGCTTTGCATTTCGGTTAAACGATATTTTTGCAGCTCCTGAAATGGCGCGCGAGTTAGGCCGACGGTCGAATGATTATGTGTACTTGTTAGATTGGTTTCGCAGTCAAGGTCATGTTTATCAAGATATTCAAATGGTGCGGACTATTTTGTATCTGGTGCTAGCGCTGGTGATTGCCGTGGCGTGTTTTAATATCGTAGCAACTCTGGTTATGGCAGTGCGTGAAAAGCAAAGTGATATTGCCATTTTACTGACAATGGGTATGCCACAGCGCAGTATTATATTGATATTTATTTGTTTAGGTTGGTTAAACGGTTTAATAGGAACGATATTAGGCGGCATTATTGGTGTGCTACTGGCAACTAATATTGAACTCATTTTCGCTGGGATCAGCACGGTATTAGGTCATGCTATTTTAGACCCTAGCATTTATTTTGTTAATTTTGTGCCGTCTGTGCTGCAGTTAGAAGATGTCGTTATTACCTGTTTAGTGGCATTATTAATGAGTTTAATAGCGACGTTTTACCCTGCACTACGCGCCAGTAAAGTACAACCAGCAATGGTGTTAGGCCAAAAGTAA
- the ylqF gene encoding ribosome biogenesis GTPase YlqF, whose translation MSINWFPGHMHKARKEIAEVMPQVDIIIEMLDARIPFSSENPLVPKLRRDTPCIKVLNKADLADPVLTARWVDYFDQQTGVKAIPISQQNPEQIRDLLKLCESMLPDRNLDIRGARAMIMGIPNVGKSTLINTLAKRTIAKTGNEAGVTKMQQRIKLDNNVVLTDTPGFLWPKLSPPTCGYRLAITGAIKDTVFDYADIAMFAAEYLLQCYPDAIMQRFQLTELPENDLALLDAIGVKRGAMRKGGVVDLEKAGTILITELRAGNLGGITLETPEMVSQELIDGKAVEAAKAEVKAERELERKRRAQRKYNK comes from the coding sequence ATGTCAATTAACTGGTTCCCGGGTCATATGCATAAGGCCCGCAAAGAAATCGCCGAAGTCATGCCTCAAGTCGATATTATTATCGAAATGTTGGATGCACGGATCCCTTTCTCAAGCGAAAACCCACTGGTCCCTAAATTACGCCGTGATACTCCATGTATTAAAGTCTTAAATAAAGCCGACTTGGCCGATCCTGTATTAACCGCGCGTTGGGTCGACTATTTTGACCAACAAACGGGGGTAAAAGCGATCCCTATTAGTCAGCAAAATCCTGAGCAAATTCGTGATTTACTTAAATTATGTGAAAGCATGTTGCCGGATCGTAACTTAGATATTCGTGGTGCCAGGGCTATGATTATGGGCATCCCTAACGTAGGTAAGTCCACTCTGATTAATACCCTAGCCAAACGAACTATCGCCAAAACGGGTAATGAAGCCGGCGTTACTAAAATGCAGCAACGGATAAAATTAGATAACAACGTTGTTTTAACCGATACTCCTGGCTTTTTATGGCCAAAACTTAGCCCTCCTACCTGTGGCTATCGTTTAGCCATCACGGGTGCTATCAAAGATACTGTATTCGATTATGCAGATATCGCCATGTTTGCTGCTGAGTATTTATTACAATGCTATCCAGATGCCATTATGCAACGATTTCAATTAACTGAGTTGCCTGAAAACGACCTAGCTTTATTAGATGCTATCGGCGTTAAACGCGGCGCTATGCGTAAAGGCGGTGTGGTCGATTTAGAAAAGGCTGGTACTATTCTTATTACAGAGCTACGCGCTGGCAATTTAGGTGGTATTACCTTGGAAACCCCAGAGATGGTTAGCCAAGAGTTAATTGATGGTAAAGCAGTAGAAGCCGCTAAAGCTGAAGTAAAAGCCGAGCGAGAATTAGAGCGCAAACGCAGAGCGCAGCGTAAATATAATAAGTAA
- the mfd gene encoding transcription-repair coupling factor: MDFTSSLPQLKSASDQLNWGNLQGASLPLAIASLVKNQPGFYLVVVPDTPTALRLEQELTVFHDNIDIPVLTLPDWETLPYDVFSPHQDIISQRLKTLYQLPRLSQGVVIVPVSTLLLRITERQYLEQHSFIIKKNQITDLDQLKRQLTEVGYHSVDQVMEHGEFSARGSILDLYPMGATAPFRIDFFDNEVDGIRTFDPDNQRSLDIVDNIELLPAHEFPTDKAAIERFRLRYRELFSSRSEKESLYQQVSQGLLPSGIEYYLPLFAEQTATLFDFLPQQSRCLLLGDIEHSADRFWHELKRRYDDRAHDVLRPILTPQQLYLSIDQLFGQFKHYARIKLSQAELAKKAGQGNMFSQTLPDLAVNHQQKEPLQAVQQYIVQLKKQKGRLLFFVESEGRRESLLQLLQKAAIRISQFASFAEFYQSDADLGIVVGALEQGSFITQPKPLALVSENELFGQKISQRRRRKRSQQISSDTVIRNLAELSIGQPIVHIQHGIGRFQGLQLIDAAGISAEFVAIEYAGSSKLYVPVTGLHLLSRYSGGDGDNAPLHKLGSENWEKSRRKAAEKVRDVAAELLDVYAQRAAHKGYAFTIDQQQYAAFAQSFPFEETADQQDSIDAVLRDMQTPQPMDRLVCGDVGFGKTEVAMRAAFVSVNDGKQVAILVPTTLLAQQHFENFSDRFANWPVRVEVLSRFISTKQQKAILEDVSNGKVDILIGTHKLLQDDIKLHDLGLLIVDEEHRFGVRQKEKIKALRADIDILTLTATPIPRTLNMSMAGMRDLSIIATPPARRLAVKTFVRENDIALIREAIMREISRGGQVYFLHNDVATINQQAQALTELLPEARIAIAHGQMRERELESIMADFYHQRFNVLLCSTIIETGIDVPTANTIIIHRADKFGLAQLHQLRGRVGRSHHQAYAYLLIPSKKRLSKDAEKRLDAIESLEDLGAGFALASHDLEIRGAGELLGDEQSGQIESIGFTLYMDMLEQAVNALKQGKEPSLELMLSQQTEIELRIPALLPDSYIPDVNLRLSCYKKLASVKSIDELDDIQVELIDRFGLLPDAAKNLVKLSEFKLQAQQLGIKRIEANNKGGMVEFSEKTQVSPSFIIELIQKQSRIFKLEGGQKLRFAIATIDIADRLSLIENMLADFTKNRVS, translated from the coding sequence ATGGATTTCACTTCGTCATTACCACAGCTGAAATCAGCTAGTGATCAGCTAAATTGGGGCAATTTACAAGGTGCAAGTTTGCCTTTAGCCATTGCCAGTTTAGTTAAAAATCAGCCCGGATTTTATTTAGTTGTAGTGCCCGATACCCCAACGGCATTACGCTTAGAACAAGAGTTAACCGTATTTCACGATAATATAGATATACCGGTGTTAACCCTCCCCGATTGGGAAACCTTGCCCTACGATGTATTTTCACCACATCAAGATATTATTTCCCAGCGCTTAAAAACCTTATATCAATTACCACGCTTAAGCCAAGGTGTGGTTATCGTGCCAGTAAGTACATTGTTGCTGCGTATTACAGAGCGCCAGTATTTAGAGCAACATAGTTTTATTATCAAAAAAAACCAAATAACCGACTTAGATCAATTAAAACGCCAATTAACTGAAGTCGGCTATCACAGCGTTGATCAAGTGATGGAGCACGGCGAGTTTTCAGCTCGTGGCTCTATTTTAGATCTATATCCTATGGGTGCAACGGCGCCTTTTCGCATAGATTTTTTTGATAATGAAGTTGATGGCATTCGCACTTTTGATCCAGATAATCAGCGTAGTTTAGACATAGTAGATAACATAGAACTATTACCCGCGCATGAATTCCCAACCGATAAAGCTGCTATAGAGCGCTTTCGCTTGCGCTATCGCGAACTCTTTAGTTCACGCAGTGAGAAAGAATCATTGTATCAACAAGTCAGCCAAGGCTTATTACCCTCTGGTATCGAGTACTACTTACCATTATTTGCCGAGCAAACCGCAACCTTATTTGACTTTCTGCCACAGCAAAGCCGTTGTTTATTGTTAGGTGATATTGAGCATAGTGCTGATAGATTTTGGCATGAATTAAAACGCCGTTATGACGACAGAGCTCATGATGTATTACGGCCCATTTTAACCCCGCAGCAATTATATTTAAGCATTGACCAACTATTTGGCCAATTTAAACACTATGCGCGAATTAAACTAAGCCAGGCCGAGTTAGCTAAAAAAGCTGGGCAAGGCAATATGTTCAGCCAAACTCTGCCCGATTTAGCGGTTAATCACCAACAAAAAGAACCGCTGCAGGCAGTACAACAGTACATAGTGCAGTTAAAAAAACAAAAAGGCCGATTATTATTTTTTGTTGAAAGCGAAGGTCGGCGTGAAAGCTTACTGCAGTTGTTACAAAAAGCGGCTATACGTATTAGCCAATTTGCTAGCTTTGCCGAATTTTATCAATCAGATGCAGACTTAGGTATTGTTGTTGGCGCGTTAGAGCAAGGTAGCTTTATCACCCAGCCTAAGCCGCTGGCGCTGGTAAGTGAAAATGAATTGTTTGGCCAAAAAATTAGCCAGCGTCGACGGCGTAAACGTAGTCAACAGATATCTTCTGATACGGTTATTCGTAACCTAGCCGAGTTATCCATTGGCCAACCTATTGTACATATACAGCATGGTATTGGTCGCTTTCAAGGTTTACAGTTAATCGATGCAGCCGGTATTAGTGCTGAGTTTGTTGCCATTGAATATGCGGGTAGTAGTAAATTATATGTGCCGGTAACCGGATTACATTTATTAAGCCGCTATAGCGGTGGTGATGGCGACAATGCGCCTTTACATAAACTTGGCAGCGAAAACTGGGAAAAGTCTCGGCGAAAAGCGGCAGAAAAAGTACGCGATGTCGCTGCAGAGTTGTTAGACGTGTATGCACAACGTGCTGCACATAAAGGCTATGCTTTTACCATTGACCAGCAACAATATGCCGCTTTTGCACAAAGTTTTCCGTTTGAAGAAACCGCCGATCAGCAAGACAGCATTGATGCCGTATTACGCGATATGCAAACCCCACAACCTATGGACCGCTTAGTCTGTGGTGATGTTGGTTTTGGTAAAACTGAAGTGGCGATGCGTGCGGCTTTTGTTTCGGTCAATGATGGTAAGCAAGTAGCGATATTAGTGCCTACCACCCTATTAGCGCAGCAGCACTTTGAAAACTTTAGCGATCGCTTTGCCAACTGGCCGGTGCGGGTTGAAGTTTTATCGCGCTTTATTAGCACTAAACAGCAAAAAGCGATTTTAGAAGATGTCAGTAACGGTAAAGTAGACATCTTAATAGGCACCCATAAATTATTACAAGACGATATTAAGTTACATGATTTAGGCTTGTTAATTGTCGATGAAGAACACCGCTTTGGCGTGAGACAAAAAGAAAAAATTAAGGCCTTACGCGCGGATATTGATATTTTAACCCTTACTGCCACACCTATCCCACGGACCTTAAATATGTCGATGGCGGGTATGCGCGACTTATCGATTATTGCCACGCCACCGGCGCGGCGGTTAGCGGTAAAAACCTTTGTAAGAGAAAACGATATCGCCCTGATCCGTGAAGCAATAATGCGCGAAATTTCACGTGGTGGCCAAGTGTATTTTTTACATAACGACGTTGCGACCATAAATCAACAAGCGCAAGCGTTAACCGAATTATTACCAGAAGCCCGAATTGCTATTGCCCATGGCCAAATGCGCGAGCGTGAGTTGGAAAGTATTATGGCTGATTTTTATCATCAGCGCTTTAACGTCCTATTATGCTCCACCATTATTGAAACCGGTATCGATGTACCTACAGCCAATACCATTATTATTCATCGCGCAGATAAATTTGGTTTAGCCCAGTTACACCAATTGCGCGGTCGTGTCGGTCGTTCGCATCACCAAGCTTACGCCTACTTATTAATTCCATCGAAAAAGCGCTTAAGTAAAGATGCTGAAAAGCGTTTAGATGCTATTGAAAGTTTAGAAGACTTAGGCGCCGGTTTTGCCTTAGCAAGCCACGATTTAGAAATTCGTGGTGCCGGTGAGTTACTGGGTGATGAGCAAAGTGGTCAAATTGAATCGATTGGTTTTACCTTATATATGGATATGCTAGAGCAAGCCGTTAATGCGTTAAAGCAAGGCAAAGAGCCAAGCTTAGAGTTAATGCTAAGCCAGCAAACCGAAATTGAACTGCGCATTCCTGCTTTACTACCCGATAGTTACATTCCTGATGTAAACTTACGGCTTTCTTGTTATAAAAAACTCGCTTCGGTGAAATCAATCGATGAGTTAGATGACATTCAAGTAGAGTTAATCGATCGCTTTGGCTTACTGCCTGATGCAGCTAAAAACTTAGTTAAATTATCTGAATTTAAATTACAGGCACAACAATTGGGCATTAAACGCATTGAAGCCAATAATAAAGGCGGTATGGTTGAATTTAGTGAAAAAACCCAGGTATCGCCAAGTTTTATTATTGAGTTGATCCAAAAACAATCACGGATATTTAAACTCGAAGGTGGCCAAAAGTTACGTTTTGCTATTGCCACCATTGATATTGCAGACCGACTTAGCTTAATTGAAAATATGTTGGCAGACTTTACTAAAAATAGGGTGTCTTAA
- the rimO gene encoding 30S ribosomal protein S12 methylthiotransferase RimO yields MTVQTFDPSQTTTLETAAKSLKHQVNTDSAKGHTIGFVSLGCPKNLVDSERILTQLKSEGYHIVPNYDDAALVIVNTCGFIDSAVEESLQTIGEALAENGKVIVTGCLGAREDEIRQVHPNVLGITGPHSYENVLAQVHQFVPKPKYDPFTMLVPDHGVKLTPKHYAYLKISEGCNHRCTFCIIPSMRGDLVSRPIGEVLDEAQRLKKAGVKELLIISQDTSAYGVDVKYRTGFWNGSPVKTSMQALCEALGEMGMWIRLHYVYPYPHVDDIIPLMAQGKVLPYLDIPFQHASPRILKLMKRPGQAERVLERIKKWRAICPELTIRSTFIVGFPGETEEDFQMLLDWLQEAQLDRVGCFKYSPVVGAKANELPDPVADEVMEERYHRFMQTQQAISSARLQAKLGRNIAVLIDEVDEEGAIGRSFADAPEIDGAVYLNAATNLKPGDIVTATVEHADEYDLWATVATV; encoded by the coding sequence ATGACTGTACAGACCTTTGACCCGTCACAAACCACAACGCTTGAAACCGCCGCTAAATCACTCAAGCATCAGGTTAATACTGACTCAGCTAAAGGTCATACAATTGGCTTTGTAAGTTTAGGTTGCCCGAAAAACTTAGTTGATTCTGAGCGGATTTTAACCCAGCTTAAAAGTGAAGGTTATCATATTGTTCCTAATTACGATGATGCCGCTTTAGTTATCGTTAATACCTGTGGCTTTATCGACAGTGCGGTTGAAGAATCGCTACAAACTATTGGTGAAGCCTTAGCTGAAAATGGCAAAGTGATTGTCACCGGTTGCTTAGGCGCCCGTGAAGACGAAATTCGCCAAGTACATCCTAATGTTTTAGGTATTACTGGCCCACATTCGTATGAAAACGTTTTAGCGCAAGTACACCAGTTTGTGCCTAAACCAAAATATGATCCTTTTACTATGTTAGTGCCTGACCACGGGGTCAAGTTAACACCAAAACATTATGCCTATTTAAAAATATCAGAAGGCTGCAACCACAGATGCACTTTCTGTATTATTCCCTCCATGCGCGGCGACTTAGTTAGCCGGCCTATTGGTGAAGTATTAGATGAAGCCCAACGTTTAAAAAAGGCTGGGGTAAAAGAGCTGTTAATTATCTCTCAAGATACCAGCGCTTATGGCGTTGATGTAAAATACCGCACTGGCTTTTGGAATGGCTCACCAGTTAAAACCTCTATGCAAGCACTATGTGAAGCTTTAGGTGAGATGGGCATGTGGATACGCTTACACTATGTTTATCCGTACCCGCATGTTGACGATATTATTCCACTAATGGCCCAAGGCAAGGTGTTACCTTATTTAGATATCCCCTTTCAACATGCCAGCCCACGTATTTTAAAGCTAATGAAACGTCCAGGCCAAGCCGAGCGTGTACTAGAGCGGATTAAGAAGTGGCGTGCTATATGCCCTGAATTGACTATTCGTTCTACTTTTATTGTTGGTTTTCCGGGTGAAACTGAAGAAGACTTTCAAATGTTGTTAGATTGGTTGCAAGAGGCGCAATTAGATCGGGTTGGTTGTTTTAAATATAGCCCTGTCGTGGGAGCCAAAGCCAATGAGCTGCCTGATCCAGTAGCCGATGAGGTAATGGAAGAAAGGTATCATCGCTTTATGCAAACCCAACAAGCCATTAGTAGCGCCCGTTTACAAGCCAAGTTAGGGCGTAATATTGCGGTATTAATTGATGAAGTGGATGAAGAAGGCGCGATTGGCCGCAGTTTCGCGGATGCACCTGAGATAGACGGTGCCGTCTATTTAAATGCTGCCACTAATTTAAAACCCGGCGATATTGTAACGGCAACGGTTGAACATGCCGACGAATACGACCTGTGGGCAACAGTAGCAACCGTTTAA
- a CDS encoding lipoprotein-releasing ABC transporter permease subunit encodes MIDATLSSNVGIVLKIRMQLPVSLWIGLRYSQSRKGNAFISFISLFSIAGIFLGVMALTIVSSVMNGFEGDLKKRILGVIPHIIVEADNDNLAWQQKLAADNSVLQLSPFLQTEALVQAPRQLTGVVMQGVTIDALPSFMQHALMQGSWQQFASQRYAVVLGRGLAEQLNVSVGAQVRLMLANAGSYTPMGWVPRQRLFTVTGILDTGSDVDRVIVVTGLADLQRLLSQPDTTAWRITLADPFTAPLLSAKLAQDPSLKVTDWRQSHGKLFAAVAMEKGMMWLMLLLIVAVAAFNIVSALVMMVTDKQAEIAILKTLGMTDKQLFNIFAMQGISNGVVGAISGAIAGILLSWQLNNILSVLGLHISSVAVLPIDIQLQQILLILLSAVMLTLLAVWYPARKAVRVNPAEILRDE; translated from the coding sequence ATGATCGACGCCACTTTATCATCTAACGTGGGCATTGTCCTGAAAATTAGGATGCAGTTACCAGTCAGTTTATGGATAGGCTTGCGCTATAGCCAAAGCCGCAAAGGCAATGCCTTTATTTCCTTTATTAGTCTTTTTTCTATCGCCGGAATTTTTCTTGGCGTGATGGCGCTAACTATTGTCAGTTCGGTAATGAATGGCTTTGAAGGCGACTTGAAAAAACGTATCTTAGGCGTAATCCCGCATATTATTGTTGAAGCAGATAACGATAATCTAGCGTGGCAACAAAAGCTTGCCGCCGATAACTCGGTATTACAACTTAGTCCTTTTTTGCAAACCGAAGCTTTAGTTCAAGCACCAAGACAATTAACCGGTGTTGTGATGCAAGGCGTCACGATAGATGCGCTGCCTAGCTTTATGCAGCATGCATTAATGCAGGGCAGTTGGCAGCAATTTGCATCACAGCGTTATGCTGTAGTGCTTGGCCGCGGATTAGCCGAGCAGTTAAATGTCTCAGTAGGTGCTCAAGTAAGATTAATGCTGGCCAATGCCGGTAGTTATACACCTATGGGTTGGGTACCTCGGCAACGTTTATTTACCGTTACCGGCATTTTAGATACCGGATCGGATGTGGATCGGGTTATCGTAGTAACAGGCTTAGCTGATTTACAGCGTTTATTATCGCAACCTGACACCACGGCATGGCGTATTACTTTAGCTGATCCTTTTACGGCACCTTTATTATCGGCAAAATTAGCCCAAGATCCCAGCTTAAAAGTCACTGATTGGCGACAAAGTCATGGCAAATTATTTGCCGCAGTAGCCATGGAAAAAGGCATGATGTGGTTAATGTTATTGCTGATAGTGGCCGTAGCGGCATTTAATATTGTCTCTGCTTTGGTAATGATGGTCACCGACAAACAAGCTGAAATTGCCATTTTAAAAACCTTGGGTATGACCGATAAGCAATTATTCAATATTTTTGCCATGCAAGGTATTAGTAATGGCGTTGTTGGCGCGATTTCTGGTGCTATAGCCGGTATCTTACTCAGTTGGCAGCTAAATAACATACTGAGTGTTTTGGGTTTACATATCAGTTCAGTGGCGGTGTTGCCAATTGATATTCAACTGCAACAAATCTTATTAATTTTATTAAGCGCCGTCATGCTGACGTTGCTGGCAGTATGGTATCCAGCAAGAAAAGCAGTACGTGTTAATCCAGCGGAAATTTTACGTGATGAATAA